The proteins below are encoded in one region of Corynebacterium felinum:
- the thrC gene encoding threonine synthase — translation MHYISTRDANSTPAKFSDILLGGLAPDGGLYLPEEYPRISSETLDQWRSLLTEQGYAALAAEVLKLFIDDIPAADIEAIAARAYTFPKFSSEEIVPVTPLEDGLYIGHLSEGPTAAFKDMAMQLLGEFFEYELARRGETLNILGATSGDTGSAAEYAMRGRTGITVFMLTPAGRMTPFQQAQMFGLDDPNIFNIALDGVFDDCQDVVKAVSADADFKADKRIGAVNSINWARLMAQVVYYISSYLKITDSNEQKVSFCVPTGNFGDICAGHVAKQMGLPIDRLIVATNENDVLDEFFRTGDYRVRSSADTFETSSPSMDISRASNFERFIFDLLGRDANRVADLFGTQVKQGGFSLVDDPAFAQAASEYGFCSGRSTHADRVETIRDCYSRLGVVLDPHTADGVKVAREWAKEVDSPIVCLETALPVKFADTIREATGKDPEVPERFRGIMEAERHVVDLPNDAEVVKRFIAENIAGAAQS, via the coding sequence ATGCACTACATTTCCACCCGCGATGCGAACTCAACCCCAGCGAAATTCAGCGACATCCTCCTCGGCGGACTCGCCCCTGACGGGGGCCTCTACCTGCCTGAAGAATACCCACGCATCAGCTCTGAGACCCTTGATCAGTGGCGCAGTTTGCTCACTGAGCAAGGTTATGCAGCTCTCGCTGCCGAAGTGCTGAAACTGTTTATCGACGATATTCCCGCAGCGGATATCGAAGCGATCGCTGCCCGGGCCTATACCTTCCCGAAGTTCTCTTCGGAAGAAATCGTGCCGGTCACCCCACTGGAAGATGGGCTGTATATCGGGCATCTCTCCGAAGGGCCGACCGCCGCGTTTAAAGATATGGCCATGCAGCTGCTCGGCGAATTCTTCGAATACGAACTCGCACGCCGCGGCGAAACGCTCAACATTTTAGGCGCTACCTCCGGCGATACCGGCTCCGCAGCCGAATACGCCATGCGCGGACGCACAGGCATCACGGTGTTCATGCTCACCCCAGCTGGCCGCATGACGCCTTTCCAGCAGGCGCAAATGTTCGGGCTGGACGACCCTAATATCTTCAACATCGCCCTCGATGGTGTATTCGATGACTGCCAAGACGTGGTCAAGGCAGTGTCTGCCGACGCCGACTTTAAAGCTGACAAGCGCATCGGTGCCGTGAACTCGATTAACTGGGCTCGACTCATGGCACAGGTGGTGTATTACATTTCTAGCTACCTGAAGATCACCGATTCCAATGAGCAGAAGGTGTCTTTCTGCGTCCCGACCGGCAACTTCGGTGATATTTGCGCAGGCCATGTGGCGAAGCAAATGGGCTTGCCGATCGACCGATTGATCGTGGCTACCAACGAAAACGATGTGCTGGATGAGTTCTTCCGCACCGGCGACTACCGTGTGCGCTCGTCTGCCGACACGTTTGAAACATCCTCCCCGTCGATGGATATTTCCCGCGCTTCCAACTTCGAGCGTTTCATCTTCGATCTTTTGGGTCGCGATGCAAACAGGGTTGCGGACTTGTTTGGCACCCAGGTGAAGCAGGGCGGTTTCTCGCTTGTCGACGACCCCGCCTTCGCGCAAGCTGCATCTGAGTACGGTTTCTGCTCTGGGCGTTCCACCCACGCTGACCGTGTGGAGACTATTCGCGATTGTTATAGCCGTTTAGGGGTTGTGCTTGATCCCCACACCGCCGATGGTGTGAAAGTTGCACGCGAGTGGGCCAAGGAGGTTGATTCCCCGATCGTGTGCTTGGAAACGGCGTTGCCAGTGAAGTTTGCGGATACCATCCGCGAGGCTACGGGCAAGGACCCAGAAGTACCTGAGCGTTTCCGTGGCATTATGGAAGCCGAACGCCACGTGGTGGATCTTCCAAACGATGCTGAGGTGGTCAAGCGTTTTATTGCTGAGAATATTGCAGGTGCTGCACAGTCTTAA
- a CDS encoding MFS transporter, giving the protein MSPHDPDHSSQCCPTSIPRRLAPAAPKIEKVSARALAVWLTGCVVYVTAFTGRTSFGVAGVAAIERFSVDASALAVFTSVQVGVYAFAQVPMGVLIDRLGPKKMLFYGALIMALGQIILGLTTNYGVAIAARVLIGLGDATAFLSVMRLLPLWFPLKKAPFFGQITGTIGQLGQFLSAVPFLFFLNSWGWTWAFVSLGAVGVLVAGAAWLVIADSPVTLAKSDLRVTESLRIIVRDPFVWQAFFTHWTSMVVLVVFSLLWGAPLMKLALGLSPAEVGMIFSVSSVITVLSGPIHGVISQRLGRNREWYSVGAGLIAGGVSIWFFIASAPRGIVALCIFVGLLAFFITGSGFGFDTVRENVDVKVIAAATGLANMGGFVSTMIAAQLVGALLSVSEGYGWDDFAFAWWAVTATWAVGMGGFAVAMWKVRRRPRPHPERSF; this is encoded by the coding sequence ATGAGCCCACACGATCCCGATCACAGCAGCCAGTGTTGCCCGACATCTATTCCCCGTCGCCTTGCCCCAGCGGCACCGAAGATTGAGAAAGTTTCGGCACGGGCGCTCGCAGTGTGGCTTACGGGCTGTGTGGTGTACGTTACTGCTTTTACTGGCCGCACATCGTTCGGTGTGGCTGGGGTGGCTGCAATTGAGCGGTTTTCGGTGGATGCTTCGGCGCTGGCGGTCTTTACCTCAGTCCAGGTGGGTGTGTATGCCTTCGCGCAGGTTCCGATGGGTGTGCTGATTGATCGTTTAGGGCCGAAAAAGATGCTGTTTTATGGGGCACTGATCATGGCATTAGGCCAGATCATTTTGGGGCTGACTACGAACTATGGTGTCGCGATTGCAGCGCGTGTGCTCATTGGGCTTGGCGACGCCACCGCATTCTTATCCGTCATGCGTCTACTTCCGCTGTGGTTCCCGCTGAAAAAAGCCCCGTTTTTTGGGCAGATTACGGGCACTATTGGCCAGTTGGGGCAGTTTCTTTCCGCTGTTCCTTTCCTGTTTTTCCTTAATTCTTGGGGTTGGACGTGGGCTTTTGTGAGTTTGGGGGCGGTTGGTGTCCTAGTGGCTGGTGCAGCGTGGTTGGTGATTGCTGATTCTCCTGTGACGTTGGCGAAGTCTGATTTGCGGGTAACAGAATCCTTGCGGATTATTGTTCGCGATCCGTTTGTGTGGCAGGCGTTTTTCACGCATTGGACGTCGATGGTGGTTTTGGTGGTGTTTTCGCTGTTGTGGGGTGCCCCGTTGATGAAGTTGGCGTTGGGTTTAAGCCCAGCTGAGGTGGGCATGATTTTTAGTGTGTCGTCTGTTATCACGGTGTTATCGGGCCCGATTCATGGGGTGATTTCGCAGCGTTTGGGCCGCAATCGTGAGTGGTATTCGGTTGGTGCCGGATTGATTGCGGGTGGTGTAAGTATCTGGTTTTTTATAGCTTCCGCGCCGCGCGGCATTGTGGCGCTGTGCATTTTCGTGGGGTTGTTGGCGTTTTTTATTACAGGTTCTGGGTTTGGTTTCGATACTGTCCGCGAAAATGTGGATGTAAAGGTTATTGCCGCTGCCACGGGGTTGGCTAATATGGGCGGTTTTGTGTCCACGATGATCGCTGCCCAGTTGGTGGGGGCATTGTTGAGCGTTTCTGAAGGTTATGGCTGGGATGATTTTGCGTTCGCATGGTGGGCGGTGACTGCTACGTGGGCTGTGGGGATGGGTGGTTTTGCGGTGGCGATGTGGAAGGTGCGCCGACGTCCGCGGCCGCATCCTGAGCGCAGTTTTTAG
- a CDS encoding AAA family ATPase, with protein MYITALRYDSTSTLDSYAKQLPVTQHLKRLGRWELRSPITIIVGENGSGKSTLIEAIAMSMGVNAEGGTKKRMNFSYAGTESDLHNALVISRAHNPPNVVFLRAETFFNYASEHDRTVIMEAPLHPKSHGEAVTSFLTRNLGKPALFLFDEPEAGLSPARQIKLIADIHRAAEQGAQFIIATHSALLPAIPGAHIIEISHDAISECTYDECLPVRDTLAFLADAEEITAHICDTPHHNAENTP; from the coding sequence ATGTACATCACCGCGCTGCGCTACGATTCGACAAGCACACTCGACAGCTACGCCAAACAACTCCCCGTCACCCAGCACCTCAAACGGCTAGGGCGCTGGGAACTACGCTCACCCATCACCATCATCGTGGGCGAAAACGGCAGCGGAAAATCGACACTGATCGAAGCAATCGCCATGAGCATGGGAGTCAACGCCGAAGGCGGTACGAAAAAGCGCATGAACTTCTCCTACGCCGGCACCGAATCCGACCTCCACAACGCGCTCGTGATCAGTCGCGCACACAACCCACCCAACGTAGTCTTTCTACGCGCCGAAACATTCTTCAACTACGCCAGCGAACACGACCGCACCGTGATCATGGAAGCACCCCTGCACCCGAAATCACACGGCGAAGCAGTCACCAGCTTTCTTACCCGCAACCTGGGTAAACCCGCACTATTCCTCTTCGACGAACCCGAAGCAGGACTCTCACCCGCGCGACAAATCAAACTCATCGCCGACATCCATCGCGCCGCCGAGCAAGGTGCGCAATTTATCATCGCCACCCACTCCGCACTTTTACCCGCCATTCCCGGTGCACACATCATCGAAATCTCTCACGACGCAATTAGCGAATGCACCTACGATGAATGCTTGCCCGTGCGCGACACCCTCGCTTTTCTTGCCGACGCCGAAGAAATCACCGCACACATCTGCGACACACCCCACCACAACGCCGAAAACACACCATAA
- a CDS encoding heme oxygenase (biliverdin-producing) has protein sequence MTTATPLSAELKSSTAEAHERAEHSTFMDELLGGKLDTAAFVALQQQSWLFYAALEEAADAVRESGYATDLLDPVLNRKPKLEADLKELTGADWQSKITALPATQAYVDRLNDIRDTVDGPRLVAHHYVRYLGDLSGGQVIGRMMERHYNVSPDALSFYAFPEIEKLKPYKDEYRAKLDALELSEDEHARLIAEASDAFIFNHNLFADLGK, from the coding sequence CTGACTACCGCCACTCCATTGTCTGCTGAGCTGAAGTCGTCTACCGCTGAAGCGCATGAGCGCGCCGAGCACTCCACCTTCATGGACGAATTGCTTGGGGGCAAGCTGGACACTGCAGCGTTTGTCGCTTTGCAGCAACAGTCTTGGTTGTTCTACGCAGCACTGGAAGAGGCAGCGGATGCTGTCCGCGAATCCGGCTACGCCACCGACCTGCTTGATCCAGTACTCAACCGCAAGCCAAAGCTGGAGGCTGATCTCAAGGAGCTGACCGGCGCTGATTGGCAATCAAAGATCACCGCACTTCCTGCAACCCAGGCCTATGTTGATCGCCTGAACGATATTCGCGACACCGTTGATGGCCCTCGTTTGGTTGCACACCACTACGTTCGTTACCTGGGTGACCTTTCCGGCGGCCAGGTTATCGGCCGCATGATGGAGCGCCACTACAATGTCTCCCCAGACGCCTTGAGCTTCTACGCTTTCCCTGAGATTGAGAAGCTGAAGCCATACAAAGATGAGTACCGCGCGAAGCTGGATGCGCTGGAGCTTTCTGAAGATGAGCACGCTCGTTTGATCGCTGAAGCATCTGATGCGTTCATCTTCAACCACAACCTGTTTGCTGATCTGGGCAAGTAA